One window from the genome of Pirellulales bacterium encodes:
- a CDS encoding HD domain-containing protein, which translates to MAAALFPLLPLADFMPGQEADCFALLTAKELLTTRDHKPYYKVTFRDARREVSFPLWADSAFYANCRDHWQPGMHYKLRATYKETAYGPQLDIQKLRPVTDKDRQDGFDPWMCIPRSRFNSERMFAELCDLVREKVTTPALRDLTLALLQRHQTALLALPAATKNHHAYVGGFLEHVVSVTRTAVYLAEKYDAYYSELIPRLRVELVVAGAVLHDIGKLQEIELTPQGAQYTSAGALIGHMVQGRDLVRDAAVEFSLPADLQLRLEHIILSHQRLPEWGSPKPPMTPEAYLVHYADDIDAKMNMLAEALSNPAETGPLTSKKNRLFQQLYKGPGPDSGAAPDASLLDLPTVE; encoded by the coding sequence ATGGCCGCCGCGCTCTTTCCTTTATTGCCGCTGGCGGATTTTATGCCCGGCCAAGAGGCGGATTGCTTTGCCCTGCTCACGGCCAAGGAGCTGCTTACCACCCGCGACCACAAACCCTATTACAAAGTCACCTTTCGCGACGCGCGCCGCGAAGTCAGCTTTCCCTTGTGGGCGGACTCCGCCTTTTACGCCAACTGCCGTGATCACTGGCAGCCAGGCATGCACTATAAATTGCGGGCGACCTATAAAGAAACCGCCTATGGTCCGCAACTCGATATCCAAAAACTGCGTCCTGTTACGGACAAGGACCGCCAGGATGGCTTTGATCCGTGGATGTGCATCCCCCGCTCGCGATTTAATAGCGAGCGAATGTTCGCCGAGTTGTGTGACCTCGTGCGTGAAAAAGTCACCACGCCCGCCTTACGCGACCTCACGTTGGCCCTGCTCCAACGCCATCAAACGGCGTTGCTGGCCTTGCCCGCCGCGACCAAGAATCACCATGCCTACGTGGGGGGGTTTTTAGAACATGTGGTAAGCGTCACGCGCACCGCGGTCTATCTGGCGGAAAAATACGACGCCTATTACAGCGAACTGATTCCCCGGCTACGCGTCGAACTGGTCGTGGCCGGAGCGGTGTTGCATGATATCGGTAAATTGCAAGAAATCGAGCTAACCCCCCAAGGGGCGCAGTACACGTCCGCGGGGGCGCTCATTGGCCATATGGTCCAGGGGCGCGATCTGGTCCGCGACGCCGCGGTGGAGTTTTCCTTGCCCGCCGATTTGCAGTTGCGGCTAGAGCACATCATCCTTTCGCATCAACGGCTGCCCGAGTGGGGCTCGCCCAAGCCCCCCATGACCCCCGAGGCGTATTTGGTCCATTATGCCGACGATATCGATGCCAAGATGAATATGCTGGCCGAAGCATTGTCCAATCCCGCCGAGACCGGCCCGCTCACCAGTAAAAAAAACCGTCTCTTCCAGCAACTCTACAAAGGTCCCGGCCCGGACTCTGGGGCGGCGCCGGATGCCTCCCTACTGGATCTTCCCACGGTGGAATGA
- a CDS encoding DUF3656 domain-containing protein — translation MMPARLAPTPELLAPAGDWEALRAAVANGANAVYFGLPNFNARFRATNFPPEELPQILDFLHDHNVRGYVTLNTLIFTDELPDVARILGELVRAGVDAVIVQDLGVADLIRRVAPHLPVHGSTQMTLTEPRGIDWVSRLGVERVILARELSVGEIQQITAATTTPVEVFVHGALCVAYSGQCLTSEALGGRSANRGQCAQACRLPYEMVVDGAARDFGERAYLLSPQDLAAPELIQPLLAAGVASFKIEGRLKSAHYVAATSQTYRAALDAAVAGQNFVLGPAAAIDLEQSFSRGFTTGFLGGLNHQTLVPARFPKARGVRVGTVLRVDHGGIVVQVEEHKQDLLKPGDGVVFDQGHPEQDEQGGRLYHVEILSGGAPHEPPLVNIRFGPGAINFAAIEREAIVWRTDDPDLRRRMEQTYARDTVVHRQTVNFEVAGTLGSAVTLTARDATTGLTAAATWPGPLAVAQKHPVTLELLREQLGRLGDSPYTLGEIATHLPPTAMLPKSVLNELRREAVTELLIKREEQRPAIFQPEKLSQRLREISRAPRRAPPAAPQISVLVRNEAQLLAVLAWQPPVPSITLEAVYCDFEDVRRYRALVPLAREANCPIGLATLRILKPGEEGLLSIIGKAQPDRILIRNLGGLGYFQEHFPGLPLYGDFSLNVSNPLTAALLWDSGLTRLVPSYDLNWEQLAGLLDAVDPLGLEPVIHQHMPMFHMEHCVFAAMLSTGKDWRDCGRPCDHHRVELRDRVGADLPLVADTGCRNTVYNSLPQTAVEYLPRMLTRGVRYFRVDLLRESATETAGLLDRYARVLAGEEPARQTFRQLRVLNQLGVTRGTLSG, via the coding sequence ATGATGCCCGCCCGTTTGGCCCCAACTCCCGAACTGCTCGCCCCCGCCGGGGACTGGGAGGCGCTCCGCGCGGCGGTGGCCAATGGCGCGAACGCGGTCTATTTTGGCCTGCCTAACTTTAACGCCCGCTTTCGCGCGACAAATTTTCCGCCCGAGGAATTGCCTCAAATCCTCGATTTTTTGCACGACCATAATGTTCGCGGTTATGTCACGCTGAACACGCTTATTTTTACCGATGAATTGCCAGATGTCGCGCGGATCCTGGGGGAGCTGGTCCGGGCCGGCGTGGATGCCGTCATTGTGCAGGACCTGGGCGTGGCGGATTTGATCCGGCGGGTCGCGCCGCACTTGCCCGTGCATGGTTCGACGCAAATGACGCTCACAGAACCGCGCGGCATTGACTGGGTCAGTCGCCTGGGGGTGGAACGGGTGATTCTGGCGCGGGAGCTGTCGGTGGGTGAGATTCAGCAGATCACCGCCGCCACAACCACGCCGGTCGAGGTCTTTGTGCATGGGGCGTTGTGCGTGGCGTATAGTGGGCAGTGCCTGACCAGCGAGGCCCTGGGGGGGCGCAGCGCCAACCGGGGGCAATGCGCGCAGGCCTGCCGTCTGCCGTACGAAATGGTGGTCGATGGCGCCGCGCGGGATTTTGGCGAGCGGGCCTATCTGCTGAGTCCCCAGGATTTGGCCGCCCCCGAGTTGATCCAACCGCTGCTGGCCGCGGGTGTGGCCAGCTTTAAAATCGAAGGCCGCCTGAAAAGCGCTCATTATGTCGCGGCCACGTCGCAGACCTATCGGGCGGCGCTGGATGCGGCGGTGGCGGGACAAAATTTCGTCCTTGGTCCAGCGGCGGCGATCGATCTAGAGCAGAGCTTTTCCCGCGGATTTACGACCGGATTTTTAGGGGGCTTGAATCATCAAACGCTGGTCCCCGCGCGCTTCCCCAAGGCCCGCGGCGTCCGCGTGGGTACCGTGCTGCGCGTGGATCATGGCGGCATTGTGGTCCAGGTCGAAGAGCACAAACAAGATCTGTTAAAACCGGGTGACGGCGTGGTCTTTGACCAAGGGCATCCCGAACAGGATGAACAAGGGGGCCGCCTTTATCACGTGGAGATCCTTTCCGGCGGCGCGCCCCATGAACCACCCCTGGTCAATATTCGCTTTGGACCCGGTGCGATCAATTTTGCCGCGATCGAACGGGAGGCCATTGTCTGGCGTACCGACGACCCTGACCTGCGCCGCCGCATGGAACAGACCTACGCCCGCGACACCGTGGTGCACCGGCAAACGGTGAATTTTGAAGTTGCCGGTACATTGGGGAGTGCGGTGACATTAACCGCCCGGGATGCCACGACAGGCTTGACCGCCGCCGCCACCTGGCCAGGACCTTTGGCTGTCGCGCAAAAACACCCGGTCACGCTGGAATTATTACGGGAACAACTGGGCCGGTTGGGGGACTCCCCCTACACCCTGGGGGAGATCGCCACTCACTTGCCCCCGACGGCCATGCTGCCCAAGAGCGTGCTCAATGAACTGCGCCGCGAGGCGGTCACCGAACTGCTGATAAAGCGGGAAGAGCAGCGCCCCGCGATATTTCAACCGGAAAAACTCTCCCAGCGGCTGCGCGAGATTTCCCGCGCGCCCCGTCGCGCTCCCCCCGCCGCACCACAAATCAGCGTGCTGGTGCGAAACGAAGCGCAACTGCTGGCGGTATTGGCTTGGCAACCCCCTGTCCCATCCATCACGCTGGAGGCCGTTTATTGCGATTTTGAAGATGTCCGCCGCTATCGCGCGCTGGTTCCCCTGGCGCGGGAGGCAAACTGTCCCATTGGGTTGGCCACGCTGCGTATTCTGAAGCCGGGCGAAGAAGGCCTGTTATCCATCATTGGCAAGGCGCAACCGGACCGCATTCTCATCCGCAACCTGGGGGGCCTGGGCTATTTTCAAGAGCATTTTCCCGGTCTCCCCTTGTACGGCGATTTTTCGCTCAATGTGTCTAATCCCCTGACCGCGGCGCTTTTGTGGGATAGCGGCCTGACTCGGCTGGTACCCAGCTATGACCTGAACTGGGAACAACTGGCCGGTTTGTTGGACGCCGTCGATCCGCTGGGACTGGAGCCTGTCATTCATCAACACATGCCCATGTTTCACATGGAGCATTGCGTGTTTGCCGCGATGCTGAGCACGGGCAAGGACTGGCGCGACTGCGGCCGTCCCTGCGACCACCACCGGGTGGAGTTGCGCGACCGGGTGGGGGCGGATTTGCCCCTGGTCGCGGATACTGGCTGCCGCAATACGGTGTACAATTCATTGCCCCAAACAGCCGTGGAATATTTGCCCCGGATGCTCACGCGGGGGGTAAGGTACTTTCGCGTCGACCTCTTGCGCGAATCCGCGACCGAAACCGCCGGGCTGCTGGACCGCTATGCCCGCGTGCTGGCGGGCGAAGAACCCGCGCGACAAACCTTTCGCCAGTTGCGGGTGCTCAACCAATTAGGCGTGACGCGGGGCACCTTGTCAGGTTAA
- the sppA gene encoding signal peptide peptidase SppA, with translation MSRRIGFAIICVWGLGGLLGGITHAADEPASATNAKEATPVEAAAQVAADKPADQKNEPQPAETKPASDNIPAEPAKPADTKPTETKPNEAKPAKKADPPTIKIAGFKLAGDIPEGVETESLFSDTSDTIQTVINRLEKAAADAELAGILLELDGTSLGAARREELRGAIQRVRRAGKPIYAFLKNGDKSDYLLASACDKVFLLPEGNLSLLGVRMELQFYKDIFDKYGVQADMLQVGDFKGTGEPYTRNSMSPELRSKMETLCEDMFQQMIEQISVDRKLERGKVRDLIDEGLLTGREALAAGLIDRLAYEDEVRAELAKLKPEGELKILPNYGAAKREEIDFSGIGGMLKMMELLSGGGDKKKSTAKGKKIAVVYAIGAIVDGKSGVSLMNGETVGSDTLCKALTDADKNPDVVAIVLRIDSPGGSALASDVIWRTVTQCQKPVVASMGDTAASGGYYIAMGADRVLAEPGTLTGSIGVVGGKIALGGALEKFGVKTEVISRGRNSGLESTFAPMSDSEKNAFLKMMRDTYQQFTAKAAEGRKLELKQLEELAGGRVFTGRQAVVNKLVDQLGTLEDAVAEARKLAKIPAEEKLPRIYLPEGGNPLGGLGGLLGVQTTLHSTVPVEVRDALATLRRLPLLQRGLSKPAVMLPYELRIR, from the coding sequence ATGTCACGACGAATTGGATTTGCGATCATTTGTGTGTGGGGACTTGGTGGTCTCTTGGGTGGCATTACGCATGCCGCGGACGAACCCGCCTCCGCGACCAACGCCAAGGAAGCGACCCCCGTGGAAGCCGCCGCGCAAGTGGCAGCCGACAAGCCTGCGGACCAAAAAAATGAGCCTCAACCCGCGGAGACCAAGCCCGCCAGTGACAATATACCCGCTGAACCGGCCAAGCCCGCCGACACCAAGCCTACCGAAACCAAGCCCAATGAAGCTAAGCCCGCCAAAAAGGCCGATCCCCCCACGATCAAGATCGCGGGGTTTAAACTAGCGGGCGATATTCCCGAAGGAGTCGAGACCGAGTCGCTTTTTAGCGATACCAGCGACACCATTCAAACAGTCATCAACCGCCTGGAAAAAGCGGCTGCGGACGCCGAACTGGCGGGAATCCTGCTCGAACTGGATGGGACGTCGCTGGGCGCCGCCCGCCGCGAGGAACTGCGTGGCGCGATCCAACGCGTGCGCCGCGCGGGGAAGCCGATTTACGCGTTCCTCAAAAACGGCGATAAATCGGACTATCTATTGGCCAGCGCCTGCGACAAGGTCTTCCTCTTGCCGGAAGGAAACTTGTCACTCTTGGGCGTGCGGATGGAGCTGCAATTTTATAAGGACATTTTTGATAAATACGGGGTGCAGGCCGACATGCTGCAGGTCGGGGATTTTAAGGGGACCGGAGAACCGTACACCCGCAACAGCATGAGTCCCGAATTGCGCAGCAAAATGGAAACGTTGTGCGAGGATATGTTTCAGCAAATGATTGAGCAAATCTCCGTCGACCGCAAACTAGAACGGGGCAAGGTGCGGGACTTAATCGATGAGGGACTACTGACCGGGCGGGAGGCCCTGGCCGCAGGACTGATCGATCGACTGGCCTACGAGGACGAAGTGCGGGCCGAGTTGGCCAAACTCAAGCCCGAAGGCGAATTGAAAATCCTACCTAATTACGGCGCGGCCAAGCGGGAGGAAATCGATTTTTCCGGCATCGGGGGAATGCTGAAAATGATGGAATTGCTTAGCGGCGGCGGAGATAAGAAGAAATCCACCGCCAAGGGAAAGAAAATCGCCGTGGTCTATGCCATTGGGGCGATTGTCGATGGCAAAAGCGGCGTCAGCCTGATGAACGGCGAAACGGTCGGCTCCGACACCTTGTGCAAAGCCCTGACCGACGCCGATAAAAACCCCGATGTGGTGGCGATTGTCCTGCGCATCGACAGTCCCGGCGGATCGGCCCTGGCCAGCGATGTCATCTGGCGCACCGTCACCCAATGCCAAAAACCGGTCGTGGCTAGCATGGGGGACACGGCGGCCAGCGGCGGATACTACATCGCGATGGGGGCGGATCGGGTGCTGGCCGAGCCGGGCACCCTGACCGGCTCAATTGGCGTGGTCGGCGGCAAGATTGCCCTAGGGGGCGCGCTGGAAAAATTTGGCGTTAAGACGGAAGTCATCAGCCGGGGGCGCAATAGCGGTTTGGAATCCACCTTTGCTCCGATGAGTGACTCGGAAAAGAACGCCTTCCTCAAAATGATGCGGGACACCTATCAACAATTTACCGCCAAAGCCGCCGAGGGACGCAAATTGGAACTCAAACAACTGGAGGAACTGGCGGGTGGGCGGGTCTTTACCGGCCGCCAGGCGGTGGTCAATAAGCTGGTGGATCAACTGGGGACGCTGGAAGACGCCGTAGCGGAGGCCCGCAAACTGGCGAAGATCCCCGCCGAGGAAAAACTCCCCCGCATCTACCTGCCCGAGGGGGGGAATCCCCTGGGAGGGTTGGGTGGCCTTTTGGGCGTGCAAACAACGCTCCATTCAACCGTGCCGGTGGAAGTGCGCGACGCCTTGGCCACGTTACGGCGGCTGCCGCTTTTACAACGCGGACTCAGCAAACCGGCGGTCATGCTACCGTACGAGCTGCGGATAAGGTAG
- a CDS encoding prenyltransferase/squalene oxidase repeat-containing protein, whose translation MSQATLHSVTATATAVSSDKPDESSPLEVGLDLVQLGASLAAKVPDVPRGESLGSFSTPAQNNPPPSPTAGSRWQRWVNDSTGQLLASGLSSAAVHMALLIALAMWWTIAQETPLPRTLDISIQSETEPLDTAKLSLTPTPEDDPTTADPLVGMELPGRQDLAGWETPLITRTDLYSLDQPPPTGDVTVKPPGAAATSGTGQESILGGLSGAGRAERRQRAREVGATAESESAVELALAWLANHQRPDGSWRFDHTDGACDGTCANPGTHASTTAATSLALLAFYGANYNHLDGKYAKVINNGLYYLGSRMLVTPHGGDLQEGTMYAQGMAAITLCEAYALTGDATLRGYAERAIQFVIYAQDRQGGGWRYTPGAPGDLTVTGWQLMALKSAQMAGLEVPSPVFHQVNKFLDSVQVDQGAGYGYKSPQRRDSTTAVGLLSRMYLGWKQDHPALVRGIAALEKTGPAPADMYYNYYATQVLMHHGGHAWQRWNPRMREYLLAQQVKTGHAAGSWYFPNQHGDEGGRLFNTVLATLTLEVYYRHQPLYQSAAVESGF comes from the coding sequence ATGTCCCAGGCTACCCTTCATTCTGTTACCGCCACGGCTACCGCTGTTTCGAGCGATAAGCCAGACGAAAGCAGTCCCCTTGAGGTGGGACTGGATTTGGTGCAACTAGGGGCAAGTCTCGCGGCAAAGGTGCCTGATGTTCCTCGCGGGGAAAGTCTCGGCTCGTTTTCCACTCCCGCCCAAAATAATCCCCCCCCTAGCCCGACCGCCGGGTCGCGATGGCAACGTTGGGTGAATGATTCCACGGGGCAATTACTTGCCAGTGGGCTTAGCAGTGCCGCGGTACACATGGCGTTGTTGATTGCCTTGGCCATGTGGTGGACGATTGCACAAGAAACTCCGTTGCCCCGCACCCTCGATATTTCGATCCAATCCGAGACGGAACCCCTGGACACGGCCAAGCTTTCTTTAACGCCCACCCCGGAGGATGATCCCACCACCGCGGACCCGTTGGTGGGAATGGAACTACCGGGAAGGCAGGATCTAGCGGGTTGGGAAACACCGCTGATCACACGGACGGATTTGTATTCCTTGGATCAGCCTCCGCCAACCGGAGATGTGACGGTAAAGCCCCCTGGCGCGGCCGCAACCAGTGGAACCGGCCAAGAATCAATCCTAGGTGGTCTCAGCGGCGCTGGCCGGGCCGAGCGTCGCCAACGCGCGCGGGAAGTGGGAGCAACCGCGGAGAGCGAATCCGCCGTGGAGTTGGCGCTAGCTTGGCTGGCCAATCACCAGCGCCCCGATGGCAGTTGGCGGTTTGATCATACGGACGGGGCGTGCGACGGGACTTGTGCAAATCCCGGCACGCACGCCAGCACCACCGCCGCCACATCGCTTGCGCTTTTGGCCTTTTACGGCGCAAACTACAATCACTTGGATGGCAAATATGCCAAAGTAATCAATAACGGACTTTATTACCTAGGCAGCCGAATGTTGGTCACGCCGCATGGAGGCGATTTGCAAGAGGGAACCATGTACGCCCAAGGAATGGCGGCGATCACCCTGTGCGAGGCGTATGCCCTGACGGGTGACGCCACGCTACGGGGCTATGCGGAACGGGCGATTCAGTTTGTGATTTATGCGCAAGATCGCCAGGGAGGGGGATGGCGTTACACGCCGGGGGCACCCGGGGATTTGACGGTAACCGGCTGGCAGCTCATGGCTCTAAAAAGCGCACAAATGGCGGGCCTGGAGGTTCCTTCACCGGTTTTCCATCAAGTCAATAAATTTTTGGATAGCGTGCAAGTCGACCAGGGGGCGGGGTATGGCTATAAATCCCCCCAGCGGCGGGATTCGACCACGGCGGTTGGCCTGCTGTCGCGGATGTATTTAGGCTGGAAACAGGACCATCCGGCGCTTGTGCGGGGAATTGCGGCCCTGGAAAAGACTGGACCCGCGCCGGCGGATATGTACTATAACTATTATGCGACGCAGGTGCTGATGCATCATGGCGGACACGCCTGGCAGCGATGGAATCCGCGCATGCGGGAATATTTGCTGGCACAGCAGGTAAAGACCGGACATGCGGCGGGGAGTTGGTATTTTCCCAATCAGCACGGGGATGAAGGGGGCCGGCTGTTTAATACCGTGCTGGCAACCTTAACCTTGGAAGTGTACTACCGCCACCAGCCCCTTTACCAAAGCGCGGCCGTCGAAAGCGGGTTTTAG
- a CDS encoding LON peptidase substrate-binding domain-containing protein, whose amino-acid sequence MREPPPLFDESPFEIERFSGITRVFPLPNLVLFPHVMQPMHIFEPRYKALLQEALAGDGLLTLGVLAPGWEGDYEGRPPLLEYGCLCRVMNYHLTDKNTYNVLLVGVRRLQLITELPPEKLYREFQATILEDEYPLASEGHRDALQAQLLDVFQRALPKLADGPEQLREVLGQRISLGTLCDIISYTLDMPPENKVGLLAETVVDRRAERLLEHFQRILAGQPASESESQNSANGANPSARRSFPPDFSQN is encoded by the coding sequence GTGCGGGAGCCACCCCCTTTGTTTGACGAATCCCCCTTTGAGATCGAGCGGTTTAGCGGCATAACGCGGGTTTTTCCCCTGCCAAACTTGGTGCTCTTTCCCCATGTCATGCAACCCATGCATATTTTTGAACCCCGCTACAAGGCCCTGCTGCAGGAAGCCCTGGCCGGGGACGGCTTATTGACATTGGGCGTGCTGGCCCCTGGCTGGGAAGGGGATTACGAAGGACGCCCCCCGCTTTTGGAATACGGCTGCCTCTGCCGGGTCATGAATTATCATTTGACCGATAAAAACACCTACAATGTCCTGCTGGTGGGGGTACGGCGGTTGCAGTTGATCACCGAACTTCCCCCGGAAAAGCTCTATCGCGAATTTCAGGCTACCATCTTGGAAGATGAGTATCCCCTAGCGAGCGAGGGACACCGCGACGCGCTGCAGGCGCAATTATTAGATGTCTTTCAACGGGCATTGCCCAAATTGGCCGATGGACCCGAGCAGTTGCGCGAAGTGCTGGGCCAGCGGATTTCATTGGGAACCCTGTGCGATATCATCAGTTACACCCTGGATATGCCCCCCGAGAACAAAGTGGGCCTGCTGGCCGAGACCGTGGTGGATCGACGGGCGGAGCGATTGCTAGAGCACTTTCAACGTATCCTGGCGGGACAACCGGCGTCCGAAAGCGAGTCCCAGAATTCAGCCAACGGGGCCAATCCCTCCGCGCGGCGGTCGTTTCCACCGGACTTTAGTCAAAATTAG
- a CDS encoding polysaccharide biosynthesis/export family protein — translation MRNWCCIKLIVGSWLLIVAISGCAQFRETPPPPLQGPILDNDHAAIPIGRELDMLSLPRYTIEPPDVLTIEVVRIIPKSPYRLQPLDSVQINVQGTLPDSPIGGQFFIDHSGAVQLGPTYGKVTIAGLPVEEASEVVERYLRRTLRDPQVSLSLAESAGLQQITGTHQVGPDGKVNLGTYGTVGVTGLTIPEAKQRIEEHLENYLENPQVSLDIFSYASKSYYVITAGAGNGDNIQKFPITGNERVLDAIVQINGISQFSSKTLWIARPTPAGDGCDTILPVDYEGIVAGGRTATNYQILPGDRLFIEEDHLQASNTFINKLINPFERILGFTLLGFNTTGALQRFPGGFRSR, via the coding sequence ATGCGGAATTGGTGCTGCATCAAGCTGATTGTTGGCTCCTGGCTGCTTATAGTGGCAATCTCGGGCTGCGCGCAGTTTCGGGAAACTCCGCCGCCGCCACTGCAAGGGCCAATTTTAGACAATGACCATGCGGCGATTCCCATAGGGCGGGAACTGGACATGTTATCCCTCCCCCGATACACCATTGAACCCCCGGATGTCTTGACCATCGAGGTGGTGCGGATCATTCCTAAGTCTCCGTATCGCCTGCAACCACTCGATTCCGTGCAAATCAATGTGCAGGGGACATTGCCCGACAGTCCGATCGGCGGTCAGTTTTTTATCGATCACAGCGGTGCCGTGCAGCTAGGCCCCACCTATGGCAAGGTTACCATTGCCGGTTTGCCCGTGGAGGAAGCCTCGGAAGTGGTCGAGCGTTACCTGCGCCGCACCCTGCGCGACCCACAAGTCTCTCTTTCGCTGGCGGAATCCGCCGGTTTACAGCAAATTACCGGCACCCACCAGGTCGGACCCGATGGCAAAGTTAACCTGGGAACCTATGGGACCGTGGGTGTGACGGGCCTGACAATTCCCGAGGCGAAACAACGGATAGAAGAGCATTTGGAGAATTATCTAGAAAACCCGCAGGTTTCCCTGGATATCTTTTCTTATGCTAGCAAAAGCTATTACGTCATCACCGCTGGCGCGGGTAATGGCGATAACATTCAAAAATTTCCGATCACGGGAAACGAACGGGTGTTAGATGCCATCGTGCAGATTAACGGGATCTCTCAGTTTTCCAGCAAGACCCTCTGGATCGCCCGGCCGACTCCGGCGGGGGACGGTTGCGATACAATCTTACCCGTGGATTATGAGGGGATTGTCGCGGGAGGGCGGACAGCGACCAACTACCAGATACTCCCTGGCGATCGCCTGTTCATCGAGGAAGATCATTTGCAAGCTTCCAACACGTTTATCAATAAGCTTATCAATCCCTTTGAACGGATCCTGGGCTTTACCTTGCTCGGATTTAACACGACCGGTGCCCTACAACGGTTTCCCGGGGGCTTCCGCAGTCGCTAG
- a CDS encoding PEP-CTERM sorting domain-containing protein has translation MKLLNLLAGSLALALATGVALNTSADTITAFTFEQLAVGINNTPAPAVGSGSATTLGMTNNLTTPPSVSMADVILQNGTSGPATGNKTWRIRSAGTGNGNGWSALAPQYSQGAEFLASTTGFQDIFLTFDWSATTQGVKHLQAQYTTDGSSWLNAGGIQTAGATEGWINGITVDLSSLTAADNNPLFGVRLVSAFAPSGPNAGQYVNLAGNPINSTSGNWRVDNIIISGSVIPEPSTWLLAGFAVVGLSWCAARRARTA, from the coding sequence ATGAAGTTGCTCAATTTGCTCGCTGGTTCGTTGGCTCTCGCGCTCGCCACAGGTGTCGCGCTGAACACCTCCGCGGACACCATCACCGCCTTTACCTTTGAACAATTGGCCGTCGGGATAAACAACACACCCGCCCCCGCCGTGGGAAGCGGCTCGGCCACGACACTGGGCATGACCAACAATCTGACCACGCCCCCCAGTGTCAGCATGGCGGATGTAATCTTGCAAAACGGCACCTCCGGCCCGGCCACCGGCAACAAGACCTGGCGGATTCGCTCGGCGGGGACGGGGAACGGCAATGGCTGGTCCGCCCTGGCCCCCCAATACAGCCAAGGGGCGGAATTCCTCGCTAGCACCACGGGCTTTCAGGATATCTTTTTGACTTTTGACTGGAGCGCCACCACCCAAGGGGTCAAGCACCTTCAGGCGCAATACACGACCGACGGCAGCTCTTGGCTGAATGCGGGGGGGATTCAAACCGCGGGCGCTACCGAGGGTTGGATCAATGGCATCACGGTCGATCTGTCGTCACTGACCGCCGCTGATAATAATCCGCTGTTTGGCGTGCGTTTGGTCTCGGCCTTTGCCCCCAGTGGGCCGAATGCCGGCCAATATGTGAATTTGGCGGGCAATCCCATCAACAGCACCTCGGGCAATTGGCGCGTGGATAACATTATTATTTCTGGATCGGTTATACCCGAACCTTCGACTTGGCTATTAGCTGGTTTTGCCGTGGTCGGTCTGAGTTGGTGTGCCGCCCGCCGCGCACGCACGGCCTAA